The following proteins come from a genomic window of Coffea arabica cultivar ET-39 chromosome 11c, Coffea Arabica ET-39 HiFi, whole genome shotgun sequence:
- the LOC113720576 gene encoding uncharacterized protein, which translates to MQATHKGTPLDLDDVVVEEASDDEHQDGEEEAAVPLSLLATAGQQEPGAVVEQMVEDAIASAAEAIFDDLADKVAAVAIDDETASSVRMQQEQVAILELNLSPRKAAPPLAAMEALKRRRGDLKKRQPGVVAASPGFCEPKMDASRFDWIRQRLGFDGCCPTNDGRLVVFYSSEFSCSIVGQSSQYLALRVTHSQMSTEVVGVFVHAACSVSDRRELWADLRALQVLGLPLLFHGDFNVILYAEEKRGGLPFRRAESEDFHAFIQDLDLTDVGFSGNQFTWCNNRQGVVPSVHHLARTASDHSPFLVSYLISSSSSPRSFRFQDVWLRHASFKDVVQEAWLSGSTGRPMRRFLHKLKAVKAALTVEEEVAQLEAEAAARPSPEVDLRLVQVSSVLKEALVKVRIHRLQTSSGAWTDDVGSIHAMVETFFSDLFTQGPLDQVMGDELSRILTILSEDDNLDLERLPTAEEVRGVVFSLDRDSCSGPDGFPGSFYQACWDIIGGDLSDAVADFFVGADLPCGISATLLALIPKQSAPKTFADFRPISLCNFSNKIISKILAARLEKVLPRLISPQQSGFVKGSAISDNILLAQEMISRIGRKVRGSNVVLKLDMAKAYDRVSWMFLLSVMRKFGFGEAWLDMVWRLVSSCHFSVLINGGPVGFSGPLRVCGRVIRCLQRFSSLWRSSCPAVWSLFRSLVVSSLIRFLREGPPCASGRVSGQLVNASKSCCLLSKKVSGLRSRRVAEETGFARKSLPITYLGCPLYEGRRSKSLFAGIIDKVQARLLSWQNRWLSMGARLILIRHVLTSIPVHLLAVLEPTRGAIWEIERMFAWFFWGDNHFHWCGWSKDSLWARFLSSLYLRGGHPNQVVVGPSRSAICRRLFQVREQMELQIRWDVSLGDCYFWWDNWNGLGPLGWRFPDLSSDQKVSDFCVQGSWDWVRLSSFLPTEILEVMGETFMCFGDLPDQPCWQLASSGSFSTASAYQLVRRAGVKSLVFRSLWDSSIPLKVSCFAWRLFSGRLPLDDVLRTRCRFAGPSQCPLCLAAQETADHLFSSCLVAQAIWSFFECRLGIPMASCGYRTRCMTWWSQPVSKMSIRRLYRILSLLILWFLWKASNKWRFDGIKWSVQTLYSSISLELWLICSVKFPGRSLPPEFGGLVSVISGIQWPLSSTLVSWEFPQNGFVKLNTDGSSSSTAGASGIGGILRRSDGSFLGAFAAKLPLVDSLQAEAYAILHGLQLCQQMGFSMGQVESDSQVLVRVVAGSFSIPWAVRPLIRAIRAILPLGVRLSHCFREANTVADSLAAVGVACSGHLDYPTLSSLPRLSRSLFVLDKEQVPNFRFSLRRLVLLTGFLFCALASCTLLVS; encoded by the exons ATGCAGGCCACTCACAAGGGGACTCCGTTAGATCTGGATGATGTAGTTGTGGAGGAGGCTTCGGATGACGAACACCAGGATGGGGAGGAGGAGGCAGCGGTCCCTTTGTCGCTGCTTGCTACCGCAGGGCAGCAGGAGCCTGGTGCAGTGGTGGAGCAGATGGTGGAAGACGCTATTGCCTCGGCTGCGGAGGCGATCTTTGATGACCTTGCCGACAAGGTGGCTGCGGTGGCGATTGATGACGAGACCGCTTCGTCGGTGCGCATGCAGCAGGAGCAGGTTGCAATATTAGAATTGAATCTTTCTCCACGCAAAGCTGCTCCTCCCTTGGCGGCCATGGAGGCGCTTAAACGCCGGCGTGGCGACTTGAAAAAGAGACAGCCTGGGGTGGTCGCGGCCTCGCCAG GGTTCTGTGAACCCAAAATGGATGCTTCTCGTTTTGATTGGATTCGCCAGAGGTTGGGCTTTGATGGTTGTTGTCCTACCAATGATGGCCGCCTTGTTGTTTTTTACTCTAGTGAATTTTCTTGCTCTATTGTGGGTCAATCTTCTCAGTATTTGGCCCTTCGCGTGACGCACTCTCAGATGAGTACTGAGGTGGTTGGGGTCTTTGTGCATGCGGCCTGCTCAGTCAGTGACCGCCGTGAGCTTTGGGCGGACTTACGTGCTTTGCAGGTGTTGGGTCTTCCTCTTCTCTTTCATGGTGACTTTAATGTAATCTTGTATGCGGAGGAGAAGAGAGGAGGTCTGCCTTTTCGCAGGGCTGAGTCGGAGGACTTTCATGCTTTCATTCAGGATTTGGACTTAACAGATGTGGGATTCTCTGGGAACCAGTTTACGTGGTGTAATAATCGTCAGG gtgTGGTGCCTTCAGTTCATCACTTGGCGCGCACTGCTTCTGACCATTCTCCGTTTCTGGTTTCTTACTTGATTTCAAGCTCGTCCTCTCCGAGGAGCTTCCGGTTCCAAGATGTTTGGCTTCGGCATGCTAGTTTTAAGGACGTTGTTCAGGAGGCCTGGCTCTCTGGTAGCACTGGCCGACCGATGCGCCGTTTCTTGCATAAGTTGAAGGCGGTTAAGGCGGCTTTGACT GTCGAGGAGGAGGTTGCTCAGTTGGAGGCTGAGGCGGCGGCCCGACCATCCCCGGAGGTGGACTTGCGGCTGGTGCAGGTTTCGTCGGTCTTGAAGGAAGCTTT GGTGAAGGTTCGTATTCATCGGCTTCAGACTTCCTCTGGTGCGTGGACTGATGATGTAGGTTCTATTCATGCGATGGTGGAGACTTTTTTCTCTGACTTGTTTACCCAGGGGCCATTGGATCAGGTGATGGGGGATGAATTATCTCGAATCCTGACAATTTTGTCGGAGGATGATAATCTGGATTTGGAACGGCTTCCTACTGCTGAGGAGGTTCGAGGGGTGGTCTTCTCTTTGGATAGGGACAGTTGCTCAGGCCCGGACGGGTTCCCAGGGTCCTTTTATCAGGCTTGCTGGGATATTATAGGAGGGGACCTCTCAGATGCAGTCGCGGATTTCTTTGTTGGTGCTGATCTCCCGTGTGGGATTTCGGCCACTTTGTTGGCCTTGATTCCTAAACAGTCGGCCCCTAAGACCTTTGCCGATTTTAGGCCGATTAGTCTTTGTAATTTCTCGAACAAGATTATTTCCAAGATTCTTGCGGCTCGGCTGGAAAAAGTTCTACCCCGACTCATTTCCCCTCAGCAAAGTGGTTTTGTTAAGGGAAGTGCCATTTCTGATAACATTCTGCTTGCTCAGGAGATGATCTCTAGGATTGGGAGAAAGGTCCGGGGTTCTAATGTGGTTTTGAAACTGGACATGGCCAAGGCCTATGACAGGGTATCGTGGATGTTTCTGCTATCTGTTATGCGGAAATTCGGGTTTGGTGAGGCTTGGTTGGACATGGTTTGGCGTTTGGTTTCCTCCTGTCATTTTTCAGTGTTGATCAATGGTGGTCCGGTCGGGTTTTCAGGTCCACTAAGGGTTTGCGGCAGGGTGATCCGCTGTCTCCAGCGCTTTTCATCATTATGGCGGAGTTCCTGTCCCGCGGTCTGGAGTCTCTTCCGCTCTCTAGTGGTTTCATCCCTTATTCGGTTCCTTCGGGAGGGTCCTCCCTGTGCATCTGGG CGAGTGTCTGGTCAGTTGGTTAATGCCTCGAAGAGTTGTTGTTTACTCTCTAAGAAGGTTTCTGGTCTTCGCAGTCGGAGGGTTGCGGAGGAAACGGGTTTTGCTCGTAAGTCTTTGCCTATCACGTATTTGGGGTGCCCCTTGTATGAGGGTCGGCGATCTAAGTCCTTGTTTGCTGGGATCATAGATAAAGTTCAGGCTCGTTTGCTGTCCTGGCAGAATCGGTGGCTTTCCATGGGGGCGCGGCTGATTCTTATTCGGCATGTGCTTACGTCCATTCCAGTTCACTTGCTTGCAGTCTTGGAACCCACTCGAGGGGCAATTTGGGAGATTGAGAGGATGTTTGCGTGGTTTTTTTGGGGGGATAACCATTTTCACTGGTGTGGTTGGTCTAAG GACTCTCTGTGGGCGAGGTTTTTGTCTAGTTTGTACCTTCGGGGAGGTCATCCTAATCAGGTGGTGGTTGGTCCGTCGCGTTCAGCGATCTGTCGGCGGTTGTTCCAAGTTCGTGAGCAGATGGAATTACAGATCCGTTGGGACGTTTCTCTGGGAGATTGTTATTTCTGGTGGGATAATTGGAACGGATTGGGCCCCCTTGGCTGGCGGTTTCCAGACCTTTCTTCCGACCAGAAGGTTAGTGACTTTTGTGTTCAGGGGAGTTGGGACTGGGTTCGTCTCTCGTCTTTCCTTCCTACTGAGATTTTGGAGGTGATGGGGGAGACTTTTATGTGTTTTGGGGATCTGCCAGATCAGCCTTGTTGGCAGTTGGCATCCTCGGGCTCTTTCTCCACGGCCTCGGCTTACCAGCTGGTCCGTCGGGCTGGAGTGAAGTCTCTGGTCTTCCGGTCGCTGTGGGATTCCTCCATTCCACTTAAGGTTTCTTGTTTTGCATGGCGTTTGTTTTCCGGTAGGTTGCCTTTGGATGATGTGTTACGTACTAGGTGCCGGTTTGCGGGGCCCTCCCAGTGCCCGTTGTGCTTGGCTGCTCAGGAGACGGCTGATCATTTGTTTTCCTCCTGCCTGGTGGCCCAGGCTATCTGGTCATTTTTTGAGTGTCGGTTGGGGATTCCGATGGCTTCTTGCGGCTATCGGACTAGATGTATGACCTGGTGGTCTCAACCTGTGAGTAAGATGTCGATTCGACGGTTGTACAGGATTTTGTCATTGCTCATTCTTTGGTTTTTGTGGAAGGCTTCGAATAAATGGCGCTTCGATGGCATTAAGTGGTCTGTCCAAACCTTGTATTCCTCTATATCTCTTGAGCTTTGGCTTATTTGTTCTGTCAAGTTTCCTGGGCGTTCACTTCCGCCTGAATTTGGGGGACTTGTGTCCGTCATCTCGGGGATCCAGTGGCCCTTAAGTTCTACTTTGGTTAGTTGGGAATTCCCGCAGAATGGATTTGTCAAGCTTAATACTGACGGGTCCTCCTCATCCACGGCCGGTGCTAGTGGTATTGGTGGGATTCTCCGACGGTCCGATGGATCGTTCCTTGGAGCGTTTGCGGCCAAGTTACCGCTGGTGGATTCTTTGCAGGCAGAGGCGTATGCAATACTTCATGGACTCCAACTGTGCCAGCAGATGGGTTTCTCCATGGGCCAAGTAGAGTCTGACTCGCAGGTTTTGGTTCGTGTGGTGGCAGGGAGTTTTTCGATTCCGTGGGCGGTACGGCCGCTGATTAGAGCGATTCGAGCAATTTTGCCGTTGGGGGTTCGTCTCTCCCACTGTTTCCGGGAGGCGAATACGGTTGCTGACTCTCTGGCTGCTGTGGGCGTTGCTTGTAGCGGGCACTTGGATTATCCCACTTTGTCTTCTCTTCCACGCTTGTCAAGGTCCCTCTTTGTTTTAGATAAGGAGCAGGTTCCCAATTTCCGTTTCTCGCTTCGTAGATTGGTTTTGCTCACTGGCTTTTTGTTTTGTGCTTTAGCTTCTTGTACTTTGCTTGTTTCTTAA